From Pseudoalteromonas viridis, the proteins below share one genomic window:
- a CDS encoding radical SAM/SPASM domain-containing protein gives MTEIVKDISKRVNGKYRQTYAVWEITLKCNLACGHCGSRAGDPRVNELSTSEALDLVAQMADLGIKEVTLIGGEAFMRPDWLMIAAEITRLGMTASMTTGGYGISLGTAKRMKEAGIGVVSLSIDGLEESHDQLRGKKGAWQQCFKTIEHLRQVGIKVACNTQVNRKSVNQLPEMYEILKEAGIRAWQLALTVPMGNAVENNEILLQPYELLDVFPLLAHLSNQGKADGIRVHMGNNVGYFGPYDRLFKEPLVHDPKWAFSRGCSAGQNAIGIEADGSIKGCPSLPSSEYVGGNIRERKLQDIYNNAPQLKINDIDTPEDATKHLWGECKTCEFAAVCRGGCHWTAHVFFGKRGNNPYCHHRALKMALRGKRERFELVSAAPGEAFDHGIFEIIEEDIPKEEVEKEGVVHISGLEGELENMIIKEKNSVVEHYRSIFN, from the coding sequence ATGACAGAGATAGTGAAAGATATAAGCAAGCGCGTAAATGGTAAATATCGCCAGACGTATGCAGTATGGGAAATTACCCTAAAGTGCAACTTAGCGTGTGGTCACTGTGGCTCCAGAGCTGGAGATCCCAGAGTGAATGAGTTGTCTACGTCAGAAGCGCTCGACTTAGTCGCACAAATGGCTGATCTGGGCATTAAAGAAGTAACCTTAATCGGTGGCGAAGCGTTTATGAGGCCGGATTGGTTAATGATTGCCGCGGAAATTACCCGTCTGGGCATGACCGCGTCCATGACCACGGGTGGGTATGGCATTTCTCTGGGGACCGCAAAGCGAATGAAAGAGGCCGGCATTGGCGTTGTTTCATTATCTATTGACGGTCTGGAGGAAAGCCATGACCAACTCCGTGGTAAAAAGGGCGCCTGGCAACAATGTTTTAAAACCATAGAACACCTGAGGCAGGTTGGCATCAAAGTCGCGTGCAATACTCAGGTCAATCGCAAGTCAGTCAACCAGCTTCCCGAAATGTACGAAATTCTTAAAGAAGCTGGTATCAGGGCCTGGCAGCTGGCGCTAACAGTCCCGATGGGGAATGCGGTTGAAAACAATGAAATATTACTTCAACCATATGAATTACTCGATGTATTCCCTTTGCTTGCTCATTTATCGAATCAAGGGAAAGCGGACGGAATACGGGTTCATATGGGTAACAATGTGGGCTATTTTGGCCCATATGATCGTCTGTTTAAAGAACCATTGGTACACGATCCTAAGTGGGCATTCTCACGGGGTTGTAGTGCCGGACAAAACGCCATTGGCATTGAGGCGGATGGCAGTATTAAAGGGTGTCCGTCACTGCCCAGCAGTGAGTATGTAGGTGGTAACATCCGAGAACGCAAGTTACAGGATATCTATAACAATGCACCACAATTAAAAATCAATGATATAGACACTCCAGAGGATGCAACCAAACATTTATGGGGGGAGTGTAAAACCTGTGAATTTGCAGCTGTCTGCAGAGGGGGGTGCCACTGGACGGCCCATGTCTTTTTTGGCAAACGTGGCAATAACCCATACTGCCACCACCGTGCGCTTAAAATGGCGCTACGCGGCAAGAGAGAGCGTTTTGAGTTGGTTTCTGCTGCACCTGGAGAGGCATTTGACCATGGTATATTTGAAATCATAGAAGAAGATATACCAAAAGAGGAAGTTGAAAAAGAAGGTGTTGTGCATATTTCTGGTTTAGAAGGTGAGCTGGAAAATATGATAATCAAAGAAAAGAATAGTGTTGTAGAGCATTATAGGTCGATATTTAATTAG
- a CDS encoding helix-turn-helix transcriptional regulator, whose amino-acid sequence MEKYNHNEISDPFNNRKMLNNSVALFEAVEQAEQLTKTLQDIASRSGYECLAFIDYAPVSTTNYQQHVYGQYDADIEGYLDNDEIYRYCKSGIRITSLEKLLAQRGEIEQLYVLPLKGVPGIVGALVFNIPKNFIEFQSIELIDWYWTILSPYLLNAAIRCRSSHFNITSREKDCLLWASEGKTSWEISQILGISERTVNFHLTNCIEKTQSANRQQAIVKCLINNII is encoded by the coding sequence ATGGAAAAATATAATCATAACGAAATTAGTGATCCTTTTAATAACCGTAAAATGTTAAACAATTCGGTTGCTTTGTTTGAAGCTGTTGAGCAGGCAGAGCAGCTGACAAAAACACTGCAGGATATCGCATCACGATCAGGGTATGAATGTCTGGCATTTATTGATTATGCGCCGGTATCAACGACCAATTACCAGCAGCATGTATATGGTCAATACGATGCTGATATCGAAGGTTACCTGGACAATGATGAAATTTACCGGTACTGCAAAAGTGGCATACGTATTACGTCGCTGGAGAAACTACTTGCACAGCGAGGAGAGATTGAGCAGCTGTATGTCCTGCCACTAAAAGGTGTGCCAGGCATTGTTGGTGCGCTGGTATTTAATATTCCAAAAAACTTTATTGAATTCCAAAGCATCGAATTAATCGACTGGTACTGGACCATTCTGTCACCTTATCTGCTGAATGCCGCAATACGCTGTCGCAGTAGCCACTTTAATATCACAAGTCGAGAAAAAGACTGTCTGTTGTGGGCATCGGAAGGTAAAACCTCCTGGGAGATCAGTCAGATTTTAGGGATATCCGAAAGAACTGTGAATTTTCACCTGACCAACTGCATTGAAAAAACACAAAGTGCAAACAGGCAACAGGCAATTGTTAAGTGTCTTATTAATAATATTATTTAA
- a CDS encoding winged helix-turn-helix domain-containing protein produces the protein MNEVRFSRQVKEVKFGAWSLDPRKQSISDGCVERELEPLLFRLLCYFIINNDQIITRQDLVDDVWCQKYVDDNAINRAMSELRKLLKSELQQGIVVKTHYRKGYSFFLEPEIIYHSEQAQEGTVAVAPQPAQKDPAPISSHSVQPKRTKRNVFLYPVVFFVSLLSMVVGYIVTATDSAYESQLTVHRDIEEHVVSWVPGLYAQLKLSFDKKRLAFVFVPQGAKYTSLVVKDLASGYERRLGEEGVNYYPLGWSTDSSILYYRTKTDDSCQIWQINADFSEGNKTLFDCSMRGLVSGSGVGKNRLVYSKAGYRNRDELAALTSRDLKTGEEFQISSPNLNSYGDQFLSYIPEKEVILFERRQYDTNELYMTDLDGGNQVKLLESPGRIWSLNYDSESDLLLWFDNRQNIAFGYSLSERRLVKKEKLNTPNDFAIFQFLNQDEMLIVSYPYTDHMLALGLGNQEKKTDILLNMGSLSLGSLSPIKVKQDYLIVTTGADGMVVAQVDGDGNQRTLGVPPGDIRNIRYHAESDLLLVRYHRKVEVYKYADLSLVDSISEGGAVISAEFLSGDDIGYVVLDEHKVKSSSYQYSLRHKKKALIPALNALWIGRLDETTLVSLSSNDTVFMYDINSGDTLEEIDLPDARFRHSIAAGGGYIYHSDGKRIYRTARGKNGVLEEIYRADNAKYLIKGIQYSSQDDALWLYVTEINENQILQIKLGDESKLQ, from the coding sequence ATGAATGAAGTGAGATTTTCACGCCAGGTAAAGGAAGTTAAGTTCGGTGCTTGGTCACTGGATCCTAGAAAGCAAAGCATTTCGGACGGCTGTGTCGAAAGGGAGTTAGAGCCCCTTTTATTCAGGCTGTTGTGCTATTTCATTATTAATAACGATCAGATCATCACCAGGCAGGATCTGGTAGATGATGTTTGGTGTCAAAAATATGTTGACGACAATGCGATCAACCGTGCGATGTCTGAGCTTCGAAAATTATTGAAGTCTGAACTGCAGCAGGGAATTGTCGTTAAAACGCATTACAGAAAAGGGTATAGCTTTTTTCTTGAACCTGAGATCATTTACCACTCTGAGCAGGCGCAGGAAGGCACGGTTGCCGTCGCCCCACAGCCTGCTCAAAAAGATCCCGCGCCTATTTCCTCTCATAGTGTTCAACCGAAACGTACTAAGCGCAATGTGTTTTTATACCCGGTCGTGTTTTTCGTGTCGTTACTGAGTATGGTCGTCGGTTATATTGTAACTGCGACAGACTCAGCTTATGAGTCGCAGTTGACTGTTCATCGAGATATTGAAGAACATGTGGTGTCGTGGGTACCGGGTTTGTATGCACAGCTAAAGCTGTCTTTTGATAAAAAGCGCCTGGCGTTTGTTTTCGTTCCACAGGGAGCAAAATACACGTCATTGGTGGTTAAGGATCTGGCAAGTGGGTATGAACGCCGATTAGGAGAAGAGGGCGTAAATTACTATCCTCTTGGATGGTCAACAGACTCTAGCATTCTATACTATCGGACAAAAACAGATGATTCGTGTCAGATTTGGCAAATTAATGCCGATTTTAGCGAAGGAAATAAAACACTGTTTGATTGCAGTATGCGAGGCTTGGTCAGCGGTAGTGGTGTAGGTAAAAACCGTCTTGTCTACTCCAAGGCTGGTTATCGAAATCGAGATGAGCTTGCTGCGCTTACAAGTCGCGACTTAAAAACAGGCGAAGAGTTTCAAATTAGTTCGCCCAATCTGAACTCTTATGGCGACCAGTTTCTAAGTTACATTCCTGAAAAAGAAGTTATTTTGTTTGAACGCCGTCAGTATGATACCAATGAGTTATATATGACAGACTTGGACGGGGGGAACCAGGTAAAGCTACTTGAATCTCCAGGGCGGATCTGGTCACTTAACTATGATTCAGAGTCTGATTTGCTATTGTGGTTCGACAATAGGCAAAATATAGCCTTTGGTTATAGTTTGAGTGAACGTCGACTAGTCAAAAAAGAAAAGCTAAATACGCCAAATGATTTCGCCATATTTCAGTTTTTAAATCAAGATGAGATGCTGATTGTCAGCTATCCGTATACCGATCACATGCTCGCGCTGGGTTTGGGCAATCAGGAAAAGAAAACTGATATCCTCTTAAACATGGGCAGCTTGAGCCTTGGCAGCTTAAGCCCGATCAAAGTCAAGCAAGACTATCTTATTGTCACCACCGGGGCCGACGGTATGGTTGTTGCGCAAGTGGATGGCGACGGTAATCAACGTACGTTAGGCGTGCCGCCTGGGGATATTCGCAATATCCGCTACCATGCAGAGAGTGATTTACTGCTTGTTCGGTATCACAGGAAAGTTGAAGTTTATAAATACGCGGATCTGTCACTGGTCGATAGCATCTCAGAAGGTGGCGCAGTCATATCTGCTGAGTTTCTTAGCGGGGATGACATTGGCTATGTAGTTTTGGATGAGCACAAGGTGAAAAGTAGTTCATATCAATACTCGTTAAGACATAAGAAAAAGGCGCTAATTCCTGCACTAAACGCTTTGTGGATAGGTCGGCTTGATGAGACAACGCTGGTCTCGTTATCTTCTAACGATACAGTGTTTATGTATGATATTAATTCAGGTGACACGCTTGAAGAGATTGATCTACCGGATGCCAGGTTTCGGCACTCGATAGCCGCAGGTGGTGGTTATATTTATCATTCTGACGGCAAGCGAATATATCGGACAGCGCGCGGCAAAAACGGTGTACTGGAAGAAATCTATCGGGCTGACAATGCCAAATATCTGATTAAGGGTATTCAATATTCATCACAAGATGACGCGCTGTGGTTATATGTAACCGAGATCAATGAAAATCAGATACTACAGATAAAACTCGGTGATGAAAGCAAACTGCAATAG